A genome region from Macaca fascicularis isolate 582-1 chromosome 3, T2T-MFA8v1.1 includes the following:
- the OPN1SW gene encoding short-wave-sensitive opsin 1 produces MRKMSEEEEFYLFKNISSVKPWDGPQYHIAPVWAFYLQAAFMGTVFLAGFPLNAMVLVATVRYKKLRQPLNYILVNVSFGGFLLCIFSVFPVFVNSCKGYFVFGRHVCAFEAFLGTVAGLVTGWSLAFLAFERYIVICKPFGNFRFSSKHALTVVLATWTIGIGVSIPPFFGWSRFIPEGLQCSCGPDWYTVGTKYRSESYTWFLFIFCFIVPLSLICFSYTQLLRALKAVAAQQQESATTQKAEREVSRMVVVMVGSFCVCYVPYAAFAMYMVNNRNHGLDLRLVTIPAFFSKSACIYNPIIYCFMNKQFQAHIMKMVCGKAMTDESDISSSQKTEVSTVSSSQVGPN; encoded by the exons ATGAGAAAGATGTCAGAGGAAGAGGaattttatttgttcaaaaaTATCTCTTCAGTGAAGCCGTGGGATGGGCCTCAGTACCACATTGCCCCTGTTTGGGCCTTCTACCTCCAGGCAGCTTTCATGGGCACTGTCTTCCTTGCAGGGTTTCCACTCAATGCCATGGTGCTGGTGGCCACAGTGCGCTACAAAAAGTTGCGGCAGCCCCTCAATTACATTCTGGTCAACGTGTCCTTTGGAGGCTTCCTCCTCTGCATCTTCTCTGTCTTCCCTGTCTTTGTCAACAGCTGTAAAGGATACTTCGTCTTTGGTCGTCATGTTTGTGCTTTCGAGGCCTTCCTGGGCACTGTAGCAG GTCTGGTGACAGGCTGGTCACTGGCCTTCCTGGCCTTTGAGCGCTACATTGTCATCTGTAAGCCCTTCGGCAACTTCCGCTTCAGCTCCAAGCATGCACTGACGGTGGTCCTGGCTACCTGGACCATTGGTATTGGCGTCTCCATCCCACCCTTCTTTGGCTGGAGCCG GTTCATCCCTGAGGGCTTGCAGTGTTCCTGTGGCCCTGACTGGTACACCGTGGGCACCAAATACCGCAGCGAGTCCTATACGTGgttcctcttcatcttctgctTCATTGTGCCTCTCTCCCTCATCTGCTTCTCCTACACCCAGCTGCTGAGGGCCCTGAAAGCT GTTGCAGCTCAGCAGCAGGAGTCAGCTACGACCCAGAAGGCTGAACGGGAGGTGAGCCGCATGGTGGTTGTGATGGTAGGATCCTTCTGTGTCTGCTACGTGCCCTATGCAGCCTTTGCCATGTACATGGTCAACAACCGTAACCATGGGCTGGACTTACGGCTTGTCACCATTCCTGCATTCTTCTCCAAGAGTGCTTGCATCTACAATCCCATCATCTACTGCTTCATGAATAAGCAG TTCCAAGCTCACATCATGAAGATGGTGTGTGGGAAGGCCATGACAGACGAATCCGACATAAGCAGCTCCCAGAAAACAGAAGTTTCTACTGTCTCGTCTAGCCAAGTTGGCCCCAACTGA